One Thermoanaerobacter kivui genomic window, ATAGAAAGATATTTGAATATATGGGGCATAGAGGATAGGGTTATTAACAACGTGGATTTAAAAGAAGGTTTGGCTGAAGTTTGGAGTATAATAAATAAATACCGAAAAATTGGTCCTGCTATTATTAAAGACATTGCCAAGTATGTGAGCGAAGAGGGGGATTACACTTCAGCTATAATACTTTACGTGTTGCCTCAATTTGAGGGGCTTATGGTCAATGAGATAAAAAAATTTGCCGAGGAACTGTATGGATGTAGTATTAAAGATTTTATAAATATAGAGCAAAGGAAAAGACTAGACAGTTTCATCGAGGACTTTTTCGGTGTATAAGGGGATGTTAGGGGTGAAAACCAGCAAGGAAGAATTACTGGATGCCATAAGTGCGGATTTGATTGCATATTTGAAATCCGGCGTATTTTCTCCTCGGCCTTTTCTCAATAAAATAAATTTAAACATAGACAGAATTGAAGATTTAATCAAGATACATTTTTTGCTGGATGAGAAAGTGAAGGATTATATTTTAAATCTACCTCAAATGATTAGAAGACTGACAGTTTCTACCGATTTATATCAAGAGACTGGCCGCGACCGGATTAAAGGTGCCATAGATTGGTCTAAAACTATGTTTCAAAGACTAAATACCTACTATAAGGATAAAACTCTTTTTAGCTACAGAGAAAGGGACAAGCTTTATAACACCAAAGAAAACATAGTTTTAAAAAAATTTATAGAAGTACTGTACAATATTATTTTTGTAGAAGTTAAAATGGAACGATTTGTAAACTATGAGTGGTATAGAGAAGGTTATGAAATAAATCGGATTATAAAGGAAATATACGAAAAGAATATTTATCTTAGCAGAATAAATATTGAAGGGATAAAAGTAAGCCATAGAATGATTGAAGATGTTGCTAAAAATAGAAATAAACTTTACAAAGAGGCAGCGGAATTGTTGAGGAAATACAAGAGGTTAGTAAATTTTGTAGACGAAGGAGAGGTCATAGACCTATTCCGAAATACTTTTGTAGAAATTGTAAATGAAAATGTGCTCTTTGAGCTTTATTGGGTCATTAGGCTTATAAAGGACAATACCTCCAATGCCAAAATGCATATTGTGGACGGTGGCAATAATAAAGTAGCTTCTTGGGAACAGGGTAATTTTTTATATAACGTTTACCACAATAGTACCGGCTCCGGAAGACTAATATTCCGAATAGACTTTGAAGAAGTAAAAAATATTGAAAATGAGTATTTTAGAAGAAGTATTGAGGTTGCCAAGAATACCTCTAGAATAGCAGCAAAACTTTTTGAGGACAACAGCGCTTTTTTATCTGACAGTTTATGGAGCGGTCGGCCTGATATTCTTGTGGAAGTTGTCGACAGAAATACTGGTAAGATAAAAAAGATTATCATTGGGGAAGTAAAATATACTACAGACAGGGATTACATGATACAGGGATTAAAAGAGCTTTTGGAGTATGTTTATTATATAAAGGAAAAGTCAATAAAAGGCATGTACGTTTTTGACAATCCACAAAGTGAAATAGAGGTAGGAGGTATTTTGTTTGTTGATGATATTAAGTTTTTATTCTTAGAAGGTGAAATTGTAAATGTTTATAAAACAAGTGATAAAAACATATTATTGCAGTCTATATGATGGATAAAAAAGGAGACAAATTTGACCCCTTTTTTTATTCTGCAGGTTGCATACTTTTTATCTGATTTATAATTTGACTTTCTATTTCGTTATTTTTGGTTCGAATCATACTGTTCATTAAGAATGCGTCTACTACCAACCAAATAAAAGTTGGTATTCCAAAAGTCCACCAAACAGTTAAAATAGTTACCAGTAATAAAATTACACCGGATGTTGTTTTACCAAGATAAAATCTATGTGCTCCTAATCCACCTAAAAAGAACCACAAAAGCCAAGCTACTACAGGATTTCTTTTTCTTTTTTTAAATTCCTGATTTAGAATTGATAGTTGTTTTTCTGTTAATTGATTTTTTATGTACATATTATTATCCATACAATTAGACCTCCCTTTAAATTAATTTTTAATAACTGTTGTTTTTGCAATAAGGTCATGTAAAGCCTGCTTGCGCTTTGTAAAGCCAGCCATAAAAAAACCTATGAAGAGAATTAATGCTGATAATAGCTTTGAAAAATATCTTATTGTTGCTAATTTAAAAGAGATTTTTTTACCTTCATAATCTACTACTTTAATATTTAGGGCTATTTTACCCACGGTAGCTTGAAATTTTGAGGATTCCATCAAAGAGAAATAAAGCCAATTCACTATTATTATTAATATTAATAAAAAGGTG contains:
- a CDS encoding TM2 domain-containing protein, translating into MDNNMYIKNQLTEKQLSILNQEFKKRKRNPVVAWLLWFFLGGLGAHRFYLGKTTSGVILLLVTILTVWWTFGIPTFIWLVVDAFLMNSMIRTKNNEIESQIINQIKSMQPAE
- a CDS encoding RDD family protein; its protein translation is MEYAGFWRRFTAYFLDNVILAFAELVFLFVLGLVLQLTGITDSINKDETSQIIAGTFLLILIIIVNWLYFSLMESSKFQATVGKIALNIKVVDYEGKKISFKLATIRYFSKLLSALILFIGFFMAGFTKRKQALHDLIAKTTVIKN